Proteins from one Muntiacus reevesi chromosome X, mMunRee1.1, whole genome shotgun sequence genomic window:
- the LOC136154623 gene encoding melanoma-associated antigen 9-like, with translation MSELRKPEEGLQDPGEDQGPVEVLLLEAEVGESASHLASYPPASSSAPVEALPQEILQRMIGKLMKFLLLKYQAKELTSQAEMLSEVLRDNQEHFLVVFREVSVCLQLLFGVDVKEVDPAEHTYILVPILGLTCDEMLSDGVGLPKAGFLVLVLSMIMRFGDPAPEQVVWGALSKMGMYVGSEHCVFGEPRELLTQVWVREGYLRYEQVPDSHPACYEFLWGTRAYVETSKWQVMAFMLTVNPRALRAFPFLSA, from the coding sequence ATGAGTGAGCTCAGGAAACCCGAAGAAGGCCTTCAGGACCCAGGCGAGGACCAGGGCCCTGTCGAGGTGCTGCTCTTGGAGGCTGAGGTGGGGGAGTCCGCATCCCACTTGGCCTCCTATCCCCCAGCATCCTCCTCCGCTCCtgtggaggccttgccccaaGAAATTCTGCAAAGAATGATAGGTAAActgatgaagttcctgctcctCAAGTATCAAGCCAAGGAGCTGACCTCCCAGGCGGAAATGCTGAGTgaggtcctcagggataaccaggagcactTCCTGGTGGTCTTCAGGGAGGTCTCAGTGTGCCTGCAGCTGTTGTTTGGCGTGGATGTGAAGGAGGTGGACCCAGCGGAGCACACCTACATCTTGGTCCCCATCCTGGGCCTCACTTGCGATGAGATGCTGAGCGATGGGGTGGGTCTGCCCAAGGCCGGCTTCCTGGTGCTGGTCCTCAGCATGATCATGCGGTTTGGAGACCCGGCCCCAGAGCAGGTggtctggggagcactcagcaAGATGGGGATGTATGTTGGGAGTGAGCACTGTGTCTTTGGGGAACCCAGGGAGCTtctgacccaagtgtgggtgcgggagggatACCTGCGGTACgagcaggtgcctgacagccaccctgcttgctatgagttcctgtggggtacccgggcctatgtggagaccagcaagtggcaagtcatggcaTTTATGCTCACGGTCAACCcaagggctttgagggccttcccaTTCCTGTCTGCATAA